tggttgttgttgttgttgttgttgttgttgttgttagaccaGTGTATCCGGGGTGGGCAGGTCAcctctggttgttgttgttgttgttgttagaccaGTGTACCCGGGGTAGGCAGGTCAcctctggttgttgttgttgttgttgttagaccaGTGTACCCGGGGTAGGCAGGTCAcctctggttgttgttgttgttgttagaccaGTGTACCCAGGGTGGACAGGTCAcctctggttgttgttgttgttgttagaccaGTGTATCCGGGGTAGGCAGGTCAcctctggttgttgttgttgttgttgttgttagaccaGTGTACCCGGGGTGGGCAGGTCACCTCTGGCAGTGCTGTGTTCTTTCAGGGTCAGCTCCTGCATCTGGGATTGGAAGGAGTCCTGGTACAGAGACAACTCCACAGAcctgagacggagacagagacagagacagagacagagacagagacagagacagagacaagagagagagagagagagagacagagacagagacagagacagagagagagagatcctatgTAATAAATTGTCTCTGGCAGCAAACGGaggacaacaacagagagacagaacactagAGCGTACACACAGACTGATGACAACGTCTCAGACATAGCAGACTGTACGTACCAACCTGCCACGTAGTGGTTGTCCCTGGAAGGTCTGTGACTGTGGCAGTTGGCAAGGATGGTAGTCTCCCTGGTAGGCCTCGGGCTGGTGTGGGAGCTGGTGAGGGTGTGACTCGTGCAGGGAGTTTGTGGTACGTACCTTCACCCCCACCCCAGCCTCCAACCCCCCCAGGGTATTCCTCAGGTACCAGTCCCTCAGGCCCTCCAGAGCCAGGGCCTTGTGCAGGCTACGGGTGGGGTCGTCTGGGGTGATGGAGTCAGAGTACAGGGGTGGTCTCAGACGGTGGTTGTTGTTGAGATCGGTACTGGGTCCTGATCCAGAATCCAGCTGGTGCTGGTGGGACTCAACCCCAAATCCCTGTTGGGGGTACAGGGCAGCTGTGGAGGTCCTggtcgaggaggaggaggaggaggagggagggagaggaggatcaaaggaggaagaggaggaggaggaaagaacaGCCTCCTGCTGGTGTTGCTGGAGGGGAATGAAGGGACCACATGACTTGGTGCGGGTCACCTTGACCCGACGTGGCTCGCCAGGCTTCCCCCGGAGCATCAGGGGACTTCTGTAGGTTGGAGGGCCCTCGGAGAGATGCAGAGGCTGGGATCCTGAGAGATGCCGCTGCGGCTTGGGGTGATGGTGGGGGTAACCATTGAAGTGAGAAAGAGAAGATGcagggacagaggaagggaacTTCCCATTGCCGTGGAACTGTTCAACCTGCCTCTGCTGCTTCCACCACACATAGTCCATCAGGATGTCACTGtaacctcctctgtctcctcgccCCCGACCCCTCACCCCTACAGACACTCGACCAACCAGTCTGTTGTGCTCCACCCCGTGTCTGTTCACCAGCTGTCTCTCTGGGCTGGACTTCTGGACGTTCAGCTGCCTCAGATGACCATCCGTCAGCGCCTCGGAACTCTTGTACGGGGGTCCCCCTCTGATGGGCATGCCTCTTGAATTTTGACCCTGAACTTGACCATGACCCCCCTCGTTGCAGGATGTGGTCCGGTCCAGTAGTGCCTCTGAGCTACTGCTACGTTGCTGGTTGCTGTAGGGGCAGCTGCCTCCTCCTTCATAGGACCCTGATGAGGGGCcagaggagggatcagaggagAGGCCAGAGGAGAGGCCAGAGGAGAGGCCAGATGAGGGGTCAGAGGAGAGGCCAGAGGAAGTCCCAGAGGAAGGTCCAGATGAAGAGCCGACGTCCAGAGACTGTGGAAGAACCACTGGGGTCGACCACTGCTTGTTAGTAGTCCCGCTGGATATATCTGAACTGGGAAGCAATAGAGATACATACAAAATGGATTAAACcactgaaggaggaggaggaggaagaggtagatGAGAAGATGAAGAAGAATCCTGTTAGTCTgagatacagtaccttcagaaagtattcagaccccttgactttttccacattttgttaggttacatccttattctaaaatgtattaaattgtttttttcccccctcatcaatctactcacaataccacataatgacaaagcaaaaacaagtttttagaattttttgcaaatgtataaaataaaaaaaaaacggaaatatcacattaacataagtattcaaaccctttactcagtactttgttgaagcacctttggcagcgatcaagtcttcttgggtatgaagctacaagcttggcacacctgtatttggggagtttctcccattctttcttctctgcagatcctctcaagctctgtcaggttggatggggagcgttgctctcagagatgttcaattgggttcaagtctgggctctggctgggccactcaatgacattcagagacctgaagccactcctgcattgtcttggctgtatgctttgggtctttgtcctgttggaaggtgaaacttcgccccagtctgaggtcttgagcgtttttcctcaaggatctcactgtactttgctctgttcatctttgcctcgatcctgactagtctaccagtccctgccgttgaaaaacatcctcacagcatgatgctgccaccaccatgcttcaccatagggatggtgccaggtttcctccagacgtgatgcttggcattcaggccaaagagttcaatcttggtatcatcagaccagagaatcttgtttctgatggtcttaagagtctttaggtgccttttggcaaactccaagcgggctgtccgaggagtggcttctgtctggtcactctaccataaaggcctgattggtggagtgctgcagagaaggttgtccttctggaagattctcccatctccacagaggaactctagatctCTGTCAGAATgcccatctggttcttggtcacctccctgaccaagacccttcttccccgattgctcaggtttggcccgggtggccagctctaggaagagtcttggtggttccaaacttcttccatttaagaatgatggaggccactgtgttcttggggaccttcaatgctgaagacattttttggtacccttccccagatctgtgcctcgacacagtcctgtctcggagctctacggacaattccttagacgtcatggcttggtttttgctctgacatgcactgtcaactgtggaacctatatagacaggtgtgtgcctttccaaatcatgtccaatcaattgaatttaccacaggtggactccaatcaagttgtagaaacatctcaaggatgatcaatggaaacaggatgaacctgagctcaatttcaagtctcatagcaaagggtctgaatacttatgtaaataaggtatttcggttttttatttttataaatttgccaaaatttcaggaaacctgttttcactttgtcatcatggggtattgtgatgtcattatggggtattgtgattagattactgaggatttgtatttatttaatacattttagaataaggctgtaacttaaattgtttgggaaaaagtcaaggggtctgaatactttccgaaggcactgtagattcAGACTTCCAGCTCCAGCACTATGAAACGTCAGCTCACCTGATGTAGTTGGACACCTGACAGGTAGAGTTACTGGTATAGATGAAGACTTCAGCTCACCTGATGTGGTTGGACACCTGACAGGTAGAGTTACTGGTATAGATGAAGACTTCAGCTCACCTGATGTGGTTGGACAGCTGACAGGTAGAGTTACTGGTATAGATGAAGACTTCAGCTCACCTGATGTGGTTGGACACCTGACAGGTAGAGTTACTGGTATAGATGAAGACATCAGCTCACCTGATGTGGTTGGACACCTGACAGGTAGAGTTACTGGTATAGATGAAGACGTCAGCTCACCTGATGTGGTTGGACACCTGACAGGTAGAGTTACTGGTATAGATGAAGACGTCAGCTCACCTGATGTGGTTGCGGACAGTAGTGGTTCCGTTCCGTGCGAGGAGTTGTGTGTCAGGTACACTCGTTCCCTCCACGTTGGAAATACTTCTTGGAAGAGTCCGACGCGGGCtagacagggacacacacacacacacaacattaccactaccacaacaacagtatCAAGACAGGATGTAACCTTAGTGATAGGTCAGGTCAGGGAGTTAGAATGTACTGAAACTGGGCCATGGATTTACGTTGGAGACAACATTGCTCTCCCTGTGTATCAATGGTTATACAGGAACCTTTGATTGGAAAGAAGATTCATTATACCGTAGATGTGGACGGAATAGATAGTTACTACTATAGTGGCAAATAGATACAGTGCTACCCATCAGTAGTTTGTATTATTTGTTTGTGCTGTAAATACATGTAGCTTAGTAGTTTGTACAATTATATTTTacgatatttgtttttgtttgctCTGAGGTTTTATGCTAGGtacagatgtgggatcttaatttgatccagtttgcgacaacaggaaaataatcctgcagcaacaggaaatgtggattattattgtggattataattaatggacatttttgtaggggttgatacatttttttgtaagagAAAATCAAGTCAAAGTGGAAATGAGAAACATCATAAATGTAACGTatgcttccagctcacactctcaaacacattgatcccctgaacgcagctcactttccagatcccaatcacctgaattctgatcacctgttcacacacctgtatgtcattatcacacactatttagttcagttctttgcaccacatcattatgaggtattgtttgttttgtgacacatgtCTTTCAGAGTGCTGGGTTTCCTGGGATTTAGTCCTCCCCTGCttcactaacgacgccttttgctTATTCCCTGCCTGTATTTTAGCGGATTTCCTCTTATCTACCTACTGCCTGATCTCCTGGACTACGTTGCTAGccgtttccctgcctgtactgttgcccttttggaccccctgtgtataacctgctgcctgtccctggacccagctacctgcctcctcctgtgtatgaccttctgcctgcccctggacccagctacctgcctcctcctgtgtatgaccttctgcctgcccctggacccagctacctgcctcctcctgtgtatgaccttctgcctgccctggacccagctacctgcctccccctgtgtatgaccttctgcctgcccctgaacccagctacctgcctcctcctgtgtatgaccttctgcatgcccctggacccagctacctgcctcctcctgtgtatgaccttctgcctgcccctggacccagctacctgcctcctcctgtgtatgaccttctgcctgcccctggacccagctacctgcctcctcctgtgtatgaccttctgcctgtccctggacccagctacctgcctcctcctgtgtatgaccttctgcctgcccctggacccagctacctgcctcctcctgtgtatgaccttctgcctgtccctggacccagctacctgcctcctcctgtgtatgaccttctgcctgcccctggacccagctacctgcctcctcctgtgtatgaccttctgcctgcccctggacccagctacctgccttctcctgtgtatgaccttctgcctggacccagctacctgccttctcctgtgtatgaccttctgcctgcccctggacccagctacctgcctcctcctgtgtatgaccttctgcctgcccctggacccagctacctgcctcctcctgtgtatgaccctctgcctgcccctggacccagctacctgcctcctcctgtgtatgaccttctgcctgcccctggacccagatacctgcctcctcctgtgtatgaccttctgcctgcccctggacccagctacctgcctcctcctgtggtcctttacctaTAAACatctgctgcgccctgcgcttgaaaccagctctctgtctcccatcgttcATTACAATAAGCCCTTTTAAACCtcaaaatacactacaagttttacatttttccagcaaccgggtgatcaaattaagatcctacatctgcaaAGAACTttaacaactgctgatgtaaaaaagggctttataaaaataaatgtgattgatattGGGTCATAGAGGAGAtggtgtagcagcagcagtacctGGCAGAGTGGACCAGTGAGTTGTGTGGCGTGGTGGTCCTCAAAGCGTAATAGATCTCAACAGGAGTAAGCTCATCTAGAAAGAGAGGGAGTCATTACCATTACCAGGGGCCAGCCAGGTCCGAGACGGGGACAGTTTCCTACACAAACTGCTGTCTGAACTGTCGAGTCAGACATGGGGCTGCTTCTCCTATAGTGTTATCATTGTCATGGTCCCCTGTAGAATCAGACATAGGGCTGCTACTCCTATAGTCTTACCATTGTCACGGTCCCCTGTAGAATCAGACATGGGGCTGCTACTCCTATAGTCTTACTATTGTCACGGTCCCCTGTAGAATCAGACATAGAGCTGCTACTCCTATAGTCTTACCATTGTCACGGTCCCCTGTAGAGTCAGATATGGAACTGCTCTCTGAGTTCACTGTGTCGTCTGTGGATGAACACAAAGAAAGTTACTTTGATgaacacccccctcccccccatacacacacacacacacacacctgtgtcttGTGACTTGAGTCAAATTGACATGCAAATATCCAATGAGAATCAATGCGTGATTTACATAAGTCGGAGTTGGAGGTGCAAATGTCCTGTAGGATTCAGCCCTCACTGTGTACCCAGAACCACACGGTAGGATTCAGCCCTCACTGTGTACCCACAACCACAAGCAAACACACGGTAGAATTCAGCCATCACTGTGTACCCACAACCACACGGTAGGATTCAGCCATCACTGTGTACCCACAACCACAAGCAAACACACGGTAGGATTCAGCCATCACTGTGTACCCACAACCACAAGCAAACACATGGTAGGATTCAGCCATCACTGTGTACCCACAACCACAAGAAAACACACATGGGCTGTGTCTGAAATAATGTAAACACACATGGGCTGTCTGTAATAATGGCACCCTAGTAAAGCACTAAAATGCAGCCTGGCCAAAAGTTGTGCACGAAATAGGAAATAGTGAACTATTTCAGACTTGGCCTGTTGTGGAGCAAGTCAGGTGGTAGTTACATCACTGGCAGCATTGTGCTCTGTCTGTCAACATGTCTTCATGTGCTTTCCTGGacatcctggtgtgtgtgtgtgtgtgtgtgtgtgtgtgtgtgtgtgtgtgtgtgtgtgtgtgtgtgtgtgtgtgtgtgtgtgtgtgtgtgtgtgtgtgtgtgtgtgtgtgtgtgtgtgtgtgtgtgtctgtgtctgtgtctgtgtgtgtgtgtgtgtgtgtgtgtgtgtgtgtgtgtgtgagagagagaatatgaatgaggaagtgtgtatggtgtgtgtgtatgtcagccaAGTAACAATGAAAGGAAAGGGCCTACTGTTTCTGACTTCCTTCTCTTTTCTGTAAcaattccctccctccttccccctctccatacctcccctttccctccccctccatgcctccccctccctcctccgtccctcttcctccctcctccttcctccctccccctctccatgcctccccctccctccctctccatgcctcccccctcttcctccccctcctccttcccccctctccatgcctccccgtcttcctccctcctcctccccagctagctactgtagtagtGCCCAGAGCAGCACTACGAATGCATTTCCAAGAAGCAGCTGCATGCCGTGCTCAGCTGACCTTCAAACGATACAAAGTAACATTAGCGATCGCAGAGAAACACCTTGATCTACGGACTGATTTCTGATAACATTCTGATAACATTTCTCTTAATTTTGGGGTCTGGTTTGTCTACAACTTCATGGTCATTTAAAACAGGCTAAGCTAGCGTTTTATGTCAAAGTTAGAGTTAGCTAGCCTCGTACGAACCCTCCTGATTTTGTGAACTCACATTCTGTTTCAGGAGGCTaagagctagctggctaactaatcaaatcaaataacattttatttgtcacatggttcgtaaacaacaggtgtagactaacagtgggaTGCTGACTTAACGGGTCCTTctcaacaatgtagagagaaataGATAAATAATAGGCAAATAATAACaccaggaataaatacacaatgagtaatgataacatacagggagtactaggtaataacatggctatatacagggagtaccaggtaataacatggctatatacaggaaataccaggtaataacgtggctatatacagggagtaccaggtagtaacatggctatatacaggaaataccaggtaataacatggttatatacagggagtaccagttaataacatggttatatacagggagtaccaggtaataacatggcaatatacagggagtaccaggtaataacatggctatatacaggaagtatcaggtaagaacatggctatatacagggagtaccaggtaataacatggctatatacaagaagcaccatgtaataacatggctatatacagggagtaccaggtaataacatggctatatacaggaagtaccaggaaataacatggctatatacagggactaccaggtaataacatggctatatacaggaaataccaggtaataacgtggctatatacagggagtaccaggtagtaagatggctatatacaggaaataccaggtaataacatggtaatatacagggagtaccaggtaataacatggctatatacaggaaataccaggtaataacatggttatatacagggagtaccaggtagtaacatggctatatacaggaaataccaggtaataacatgataatatacagggagtaccaggtaataacatggctatatacaggaaataccagggaataacatggttatatacagggagtaccaggtaataacatggctatatacaggaaataccaggtaataacatggttatatacaaggagtaccaggtaataacatggttatatacagggagtaccaggtaataacttggcaatatacagggagtaccaggtaataaaatggctatatacagggagtaccaggtaagaacatggctatatacagggagtaccaggtaataacatggctatatacagggagtaccaggtaataacatgctatatacaggaaataccaggtaataacgtggctatatacagatagtaccaggtactaacatggctatatacaggaaataccaggtaataacatggtaatatacagggagtacaaggtaataacatggctatatacaggaaataccaggtaataacatggttatatacagggagtcccGGGTAATaatatggttatatacaggaagtaccaggtaataacatggttatatacagggagtaccaggtaataacatggttatatacaggaagtaccaggtaataacatggttatatacagggagtaccaggtaataacatggctatatacagggaataccaggtaataatgtggctatatacagggagtaccaggtaataacatggctatatacagggagtaccaggtaacaacgtggcgatatacagggagtaccaggtaatgacatggttatatacagggagcaccaggtaataacatggctatatacagggagtaccaggtaataacatggctatatacagggagtactaggtaataacatggttatatacagggagtaccaggtaataacatggctataaacagggagtaccaggtaataacatggttatatacaggaagtaccaggtaataacatggttatatacagggagtaccaggtaataacatggctatatacagggagtaccaggtaataacatggctatatacagggagaaccaggcaataacatggctatatacagggagtaccaggtaataacatggctatatacatgaaataccaggtaataacgtggctatatacagggagtaccaggtagtaacatggctatatacaggaaataccaggtaataacatggtaatatacagggagtaccaggtaataacatggctatatacaggaaataccaggtaataacatggttatatacagggagtaccaggtaataacatggctatatacaggaaataccaggtaataacatggttatatacagggagtaccaggtaataacatggttatatacagggagtaccaggtaataacatggcaatatacagggagtaccaggtaataacattgctatatacagggagtaccaggtaagaACATGGCTAtagacagggagtaccaggtaataacatggctatatacaagaagcaccatgtaataacatggctatatacaagtagtaccaggtaataacatggctatatacaggaagtaccaggtaataacatggctatatacagggagtaccaggtaataacatggctatatataggaagtaccaggtaataacatggctatatacaggaagtaccaggtaataacatggctatatacagggagtaccaggtaataacatggctatatacagggaataccaggtaataacgtggctatatacagggagtactaggtaataacatggttatatacagggagtaccaggtaataacatggctatatacagggagtaccaggtaataacatggttatatacagggagtaccaggtaataacatggctatatacaggaaataccaggtaataacgtggctatatacagggagtaccaggtagtaacatggctatatacaggaaataccaggtaataacatggtaatatacagggagtaccatgtaataacatggctatatacaggaaataccaggtaataacatggttatatacagggagtaccaggtaataacatggctatatacaggaaataccatgtaataacatggttatatacagggagtaccaggtaataacatggttatatacagggagtacctggtaataacttggcaatatacagggagtaccaggtaataacatggctatatacagggagtaccaggtaagaacatggctatatacagggagtaccaggtaataacatggctatatacaagaagcaccatgtaataacatggctatatacagggagtaccaggtaataacatggctatatacaggaagtaccaggaaataacatggctatatacagggagtaccaggtaataacatggctatatacaggaaataccaagtaataacgtggctatatacagggagtaccaggtagtaagatggctatatacaggaaataccaggtaataacatggtaatatacagggagtaccaggtaataacatggctatatacaggaaataccaggtaataacatggttatatacagggggtaccaggtagtaacatggctatatacaggaaataccaggtaataacatgataatatacagggagtaccaggtaataacatggctatatacaggaaataccagggaataacatggttatatacagggagtaccaggtaataacatggctatatacaggaaataccaggtaataacatggttatatacaaggagtaccaggtaataacatggttatatacagggagtaccaggtaataacttggcaatatacagggagtaccaggtaataaaatggctatatacagggagtaccaggtaagaacatggctatatacagggagtaccaggtaataacatggctatatacagggagtaccaggtaataacatgctatatacaggaaataccaggtaataacgtggctatatacagatagtaccaggtagtaacatggttttatacaggaaataccaggtaataacatggtaatatacagggaatacaaggtaataacatggctatatacaggaaataccaggtaataacatggttatatacagggagtcccGGGTAATaatatggttatatacaggaagtaccaggtaataacatggttatatacagggagtaccaggtaataacatggttatatacaggaagtaccaggtaataacatggttatatacagggagtaccaggtaataacatggctatatacagggaataccaggtaataatgtggctatatacagggagtaccaggtaataacatggctatatacagggagtaccaggtaacaacgtggcgatatacagggagtaccaggtaatgacatggttatatacagggagcaccaggtaataacatggctatatacagggagtaccaggtaataacatggctatatacagggagtactaggtaataacatggttatttacagggagtaccaggtaataacatggctataaacagggagtaccaggtaataacatggttatatacaggaagtacaaggtaataacatggttatatacagaaagtaccaggtaataacatggctatatacagggagtaccaggtaataacatggctatatacagggagaaccaggcaataacatggctatatacagggagtaccaggtaataacatggctatatacagggagtaccaggtaataacatggctatatacagggagtaccaggtaataacgtggctatatacagggagtaccaggtaataaggtggctacatacagggagtaccatgtaataacatggctatatacaggaaataccaggtaataacgtggctatatacagggagtaccaggtagtaacatggctatatacaggaaataccaggtaataacatggtaatatacagggagtaccaggtaataacatggctatatacaggaaataccaggtaataacatggttatatacagggagtaccaggtaataacatggctatatacaggaaataccaggtaataacatggttacatacagggagtaccaggtaagaacatgtttatatacagggagtaccaggtaataacatggcaatatacagggagtaccaggtaataacatggctatatacagggagtaccaggtaataacatggctatatacagggagtaccaggtaataacgtggctatatacagggagtactaggtaataacatggctatatacagggagtaccaggtaataacatggctatatacaggaaataccaggtattaacgtggctatatacagggagtaccaggtagtaacatggctatatacaggaaataccaggtaataacatggctatatacaagaagcaccatgtaataacatggctatatacaggaagtaccaggtaataacatggctatatacagggattaccaggtaataacatggctatatacaggaagtaccaggtaataacatggctatatacagggagtaccaggtaaaaacatggctatatacagtgaataccaggtaataacgtggctatatacagggagtaccaggtaataacatcgctatatacagggagtaccaggtaacaacgtggctatatacagggagtaccaggtaatgacatggttatatacaggtagcaccaggtaata
The DNA window shown above is from Salmo salar chromosome ssa13, Ssal_v3.1, whole genome shotgun sequence and carries:
- the LOC106611955 gene encoding uncharacterized protein; the encoded protein is MPIRGGPPYKSSEALTDGHLRQLNVQKSSPERQLVNRHGVEHNRLVGRVSVGVRGRGRGDRGGYSDILMDYVWWKQQRQVEQFHGNGKFPSSVPASSLSHFNGYPHHHPKPQRHLSGSQPLHLSEGPPTYRSPLMLRGKPGEPRRVKVTRTKSCGPFIPLQQHQQEAVLSSSSSSSFDPPLPPSSSSSSSTRTSTAALYPQQGFGVESHQHQLDSGSGPSTDLNNNHRLRPPLYSDSITPDDPTRSLHKALALEGLRDWYLRNTLGGLEAGVGVKVRTTNSLHESHPHQLPHQPEAYQGDYHPCQLPQSQTFQGQPLRGRSVELSLYQDSFQSQMQELTLKEHSTARGDLPTPGTLV